The DNA window TGCCAGTATGGCTATCGAAAGCGCGCAGATAATAGTCCTGCGTGCCTGCGAAAAAGACGAGGCCAGACTGGGTGGCGAGGGTTGGCCCGAGCGTCGGCATGCCAATTGGAATCGGCAGACCCATCTTGATACCGAGCGGGCCGGTGTCCTGGACCGTGCCGACCGGAACCTGCCAGACCAGCTTATGAGAGGTGATGCTGATCGCCGACAGCGTGCCGAACGGCGGCAGCTGGCAGGGGATGCCGAGCTGCGACAGGAAGCGCTGGCGCATGGCACCAAACGGTGTTCCCAATTGCGGCACAACGCCCATCTCGATGCCGTTGCCTCCCTTCACTTGGGGACGCGGAATGAGATAGTTGGCGAGCCCAAGGCGCAAGTCATTGACGAACATCAGGTTGGTGGTCGGATCGACGGAGACCGATCCCCAGTTCATGCCGCCGAGGGAACCCGGCATCTGCAGCGAGGGATCGAGGCCCGGTGGAGTGAAGACACCCTCATGGCGCATCTCCTTGAAGGATATGCGGCAGAGCAACTGATCGAACGGCGTTGCGCCCCACATGTCCGACTCGACCAGAGTGCCGTTGCCCAGCATCGGCATTCCGACCGAATAGGGCTGTGTCGGCGAATAACGCTCGCCTTCGACGTGCCCCTGGGGAACCGGCTTTTCGACCACCTCCGTCAACGGCTTGCCCGTTTCCCGGTTCAACGTAAAGATCATGCCGGTCTTGGATACCTGCAACAGCGCAGGCGTGGTGGTGCCGTCGGCATTGTGGATATCGTAAAGCACTGGCTGGGCCGGAACGTCGAAATCCCAAAGGTCGTGGTGGACGGTCTGAAAAGTCCACACTGGCCGGCCAGTGGCAACGTTCACCGCAACGATGGACGACGAATACTTGTCATCCTGCGCGGTACGCTCGCCGGCCCAGAAGTCGGGCGTGGCGTTCCCCGTAGGCAAATAGACGAGACCGAGCTTGGCGTCGAAGGACATCGCCGCCCAGACATTGGGAGTGCCACGCGTGTAGCCCTCGGGAGAGAGAGGTTCACGGGTAACGGCTTCGTTGCCCGGATCCCAGGCCCAGACAAGCTGTCCGCTGACGGCATCGAAGGCGCGAACGACGCCCGGCGGCTCTTGGGTCTCGTTGTTATCGGCAACACGACCGCCGACGATGACGAGGTTGGCGGCCACAAGCGGCGTCGAAGTCTGCTGATAATAGCCGGGCTTGACCTCGCCCATGCCATCCTTGAGATCGACAATGCCTTGCTTGCCGAAGGTGCTGATCGGCTTGCCCGTCTCAGCATCGAGCGCAATCAGTCTTGCATCGACGGTGGGAATGAATATGCGGCGCGGCGAGATCGAGGGATCAAAGACGCTGCCGTCCGGCTGCTGGGTAACTCGTTGCGCTACGGTCTCGTCGTAGTAGCCAAGGCCGCGACAGCGCTGCCAGGATGGCACCGTACCACCGGCGGCATAGCGCCACTTCTCCGTGCCCGTATCGACATCGAAAGAGATGACCGTGCCATAGGCGGTACAGACATAAAGACTGTCGCCGATCTGGATCGGCGTGTTCTGGTCCTCCGCGCCCGATCCGGTACTCTTGGGGAGTTCGCCGGTGTGCGCCGTCCAGGCCACCGTCAGCGACGAGATGTTGGCAGGGGTGATGTCATCGAGAGCGCCAAAGCGCGTGCCGGCTACATTGCCGCCCCAGGCCGACCAATCCGGTAGCGGAGCCGACTTGTCGACCGGGGTGGTGGTGGCAACACTTTCCGTGGGGGCAACAACATTCTTTGGAAAGAACGCGCTCACCGCCGTGGCGACGACGCCGACGCCAAGAATGGCCAGCGACAGGTAGCCAAGCCTGCGCCCACTGGACTTGCGGGTAAGGAGCGGGACTGACAAAGCCACCACGACCCCACCGACCGCCATGGCGAAAAGGCGCGACACCAGCGGCCAGAAGGCAAGGCCGGAGTCCCAAACCGCCCAAATGGCAGTACCGAGGAGGACCACGCCGAACAGAGCCGCGCCTGATAGTCGGGCACGCATGATCTGCACGCCGGACGCAATCAACACCAAACCCGCAACGACAAAGTAGAGACTGCCGCCGAGCCAGGCGAGGTAACCGCCTCCCACAACGAAAAACAGGCCAGCCGCGACAATGACCGCACCTACAAGATACAACCACCCTCGAGCCAACCAGCCTTGAGTATTTTCAGTGTCCGCCATGCGGCACCTTCCTTTCGTTGAATGCGCCTAAATCGGCGTGGAAGCAGACGCGACCGGCCATATCTGGCCGGTCGCGTCAGAAAATGGAGCCGTTCGTCCCTTCATTGAATGGCGAGCGCTTTCGCAAGAAAAGAAGTGGCGAGAGCGGCACCCTCCGACGAGATCGTGTGAACGACGCCGGGCAGCAGGTGCACCTCGGCAACCGCGCCCGCCGACTTCAGCCGCCGCTCGGCTTCAAGCGACTCCGTTGCCGGTATCATCGTATCGGCTTCACCGTGGATGAGCAGCGTCCGGGTCGACCTCGAAGGGACCAGCGGCTCGGGCGATGCCAGGCGACCGGAGAAGGCAACGATGGCGCCAAACGACCAGCGGCCGGAGGCGAGCGCGTCGAGCGCCATGATAGAGCCCTGAGAGAAGCCGACCAGAGCCACTCGATCAAGCTGTTCGGAAAGGCCGTGCTCACGGATGATTCCCGACAGCGTCGCATCGAAATCGCTTCTCGCTTCAACGATGCGCTGTGGTCGGTTAGCCTCGGTCACGCCTCGGATGGAAAACCATTGGCGCCCGGCTCCGCCTCCGTCGAATGGCAGGGGGCCATCCGGCGCGACAAAGACCGCCTCGGGCAGATGCGGCGCGAGGACACCGGCGAGCGGAGCAAGATCGGAGCCACGGCTGCCGACACCGTGCAGGAAGATGACGAGAGAAACTGACACGAAGAATTCCTTGTTTGGGAAATTGTAATTCAGGCGCCGAGGCCAAGATCGCTGAGATCGGGACCGAGTGGCACAATGCGCTGCGGGTTGAGTGCCTTCATCGAGTAGTATCCGCGCTTGATGTGATCGATGCTGACCGTTTCACGCACCCCCGGAACGGCCAGGACATGCTTCAGGTAACCGGTCAGGCCCGGGTAATCGGCGATGCGGCGAAGGTTACACTTGAAGAGACCATAATAGGCCGCATCGAAGCGGATCAGCGTGACGAACAAACGGATGTCGGTTTCGGTGAAGCGTTGGCCGTGAATGAAGTTTCGGCCATCGGAAAGCCGGCCCTCCAGCTCGTCGAGCATGGCGAACACCTCGGCGAACGCCTCCTCATAAGCGACCTGCGTCGTGGCAAAACCCGCCCGGTAGACGCCGTTGTTGAGGCGCGGATAGATGCGGTCGTTAAGCGCGTCAATCTCAGCCGCAAGATCAGCCGGATAGAGATCGAAGTCCGACTTGGCCAGATCGCCGAAGCCGGCATTGAGCATCCGAATGATGTCGGCCGATTCATTGTTGACGATGGTGCCGCGCTGTTTGTCCCAAAGAACCGGTACTGTGGCACGGCCGGTAAAATGTGGATCGGCCTTGGTGTAGATCTCGTGCAGGTATGTGGCGCCATTGACCGTGTCGGGCGTGGAGCCGGCATAATCGCCGAAACGCCAACCCTCGTCGGAAATCATCGGCTCGACGACTGACAGCGAGATGGCGTCTTCCAGCCCCTTGAGCTTGCGGGCGATCAGCGTGCGCGATGCCCAGGGGCAGATGAGCGCCACATAGAGATGATAGCGCCCGGCTTCGGCCGCAAAGCCGGCCTCACCGGTCGGGCCCGCGGCGCCATCGGGCGTCACCCAGCTGCGAAAGCTCGATGTCTGACGAACGAAACCGCCCTTCTCGTCCATCTTCTGCACCGGCTTCCAATCGGCGGTCCATTTGCCATCAACGAGCATGGGATCATTCTCCTGTCAGCTCCGGCGTAATCTAGCCGGCGGTTATCGAGGCGTCAGGCCACGAGGACGATTTTCGTTCCCCAGGGATCGGGGAGAACGAGATGGTCGGCGGAGGCCAACGGCATCTGGGCGCGCGTGTGGATTTCCTTGAGGCGATCCTGGCCGACGTGAATGTCGAGCGAGGCCAAACCCGTCGAGGGGTAATCGCGAACGTCGGCGCCTCGGCTGTTCCAAATATTGGTGGCGATGTGGTGATGGTAACCGTCGGCG is part of the Pleomorphomonas sp. PLEO genome and encodes:
- a CDS encoding glutathione S-transferase family protein; this encodes MLVDGKWTADWKPVQKMDEKGGFVRQTSSFRSWVTPDGAAGPTGEAGFAAEAGRYHLYVALICPWASRTLIARKLKGLEDAISLSVVEPMISDEGWRFGDYAGSTPDTVNGATYLHEIYTKADPHFTGRATVPVLWDKQRGTIVNNESADIIRMLNAGFGDLAKSDFDLYPADLAAEIDALNDRIYPRLNNGVYRAGFATTQVAYEEAFAEVFAMLDELEGRLSDGRNFIHGQRFTETDIRLFVTLIRFDAAYYGLFKCNLRRIADYPGLTGYLKHVLAVPGVRETVSIDHIKRGYYSMKALNPQRIVPLGPDLSDLGLGA
- a CDS encoding alpha/beta hydrolase produces the protein MSVSLVIFLHGVGSRGSDLAPLAGVLAPHLPEAVFVAPDGPLPFDGGGAGRQWFSIRGVTEANRPQRIVEARSDFDATLSGIIREHGLSEQLDRVALVGFSQGSIMALDALASGRWSFGAIVAFSGRLASPEPLVPSRSTRTLLIHGEADTMIPATESLEAERRLKSAGAVAEVHLLPGVVHTISSEGAALATSFLAKALAIQ
- a CDS encoding membrane-bound PQQ-dependent dehydrogenase, glucose/quinate/shikimate family, with the protein product MYLVGAVIVAAGLFFVVGGGYLAWLGGSLYFVVAGLVLIASGVQIMRARLSGAALFGVVLLGTAIWAVWDSGLAFWPLVSRLFAMAVGGVVVALSVPLLTRKSSGRRLGYLSLAILGVGVVATAVSAFFPKNVVAPTESVATTTPVDKSAPLPDWSAWGGNVAGTRFGALDDITPANISSLTVAWTAHTGELPKSTGSGAEDQNTPIQIGDSLYVCTAYGTVISFDVDTGTEKWRYAAGGTVPSWQRCRGLGYYDETVAQRVTQQPDGSVFDPSISPRRIFIPTVDARLIALDAETGKPISTFGKQGIVDLKDGMGEVKPGYYQQTSTPLVAANLVIVGGRVADNNETQEPPGVVRAFDAVSGQLVWAWDPGNEAVTREPLSPEGYTRGTPNVWAAMSFDAKLGLVYLPTGNATPDFWAGERTAQDDKYSSSIVAVNVATGRPVWTFQTVHHDLWDFDVPAQPVLYDIHNADGTTTPALLQVSKTGMIFTLNRETGKPLTEVVEKPVPQGHVEGERYSPTQPYSVGMPMLGNGTLVESDMWGATPFDQLLCRISFKEMRHEGVFTPPGLDPSLQMPGSLGGMNWGSVSVDPTTNLMFVNDLRLGLANYLIPRPQVKGGNGIEMGVVPQLGTPFGAMRQRFLSQLGIPCQLPPFGTLSAISITSHKLVWQVPVGTVQDTGPLGIKMGLPIPIGMPTLGPTLATQSGLVFFAGTQDYYLRAFDSHTGKEIWKSRLPVGSQGGPMTYRSPKTGKQYVVITAGGARQSPDRGDYVIAYALK